A single region of the Streptomyces sp. NBC_00425 genome encodes:
- the nuoE gene encoding NADH-quinone oxidoreductase subunit NuoE gives MTTSSSERGVSLGMPELPAPAYPDDVRARLEADAREIIARYPDSRSALLPLLHLVQSEEGHVTRTGMRFCADALDLTTAEVTAVATFYTMYRRRPSGDYQVGVCTNTLCAVMGGDAIFDELQEYLGVGNGGTTDDGKITLEHIECNAACDFAPVVMVNWEFFDNQTVQSAKRLVDDLRSGGTVSPTRGAPLCSFKETARILAGFPDEREGAVEASGSAGPASLVGLRLAKGETAPARVVHPRDGGPHDEPRDRAVHEPSPTEHLSSHDAPQDTSASDPAHPAGPTAEEGE, from the coding sequence GTGACCACCTCTTCTTCCGAGCGTGGCGTCAGCCTGGGCATGCCCGAACTGCCCGCGCCCGCCTACCCGGACGACGTCCGAGCCCGGCTGGAGGCGGACGCGCGCGAGATCATCGCCCGCTACCCCGACTCCCGGTCCGCGCTCCTGCCGTTGCTGCACCTCGTGCAGTCGGAGGAGGGGCACGTCACACGCACCGGGATGCGCTTCTGCGCCGACGCGCTGGACCTCACCACCGCCGAGGTCACCGCGGTGGCCACCTTCTACACCATGTACCGGCGCCGGCCCAGCGGCGACTACCAGGTGGGCGTCTGCACCAACACGCTGTGCGCGGTGATGGGCGGCGACGCGATCTTCGACGAGCTCCAGGAGTACCTGGGTGTCGGCAACGGTGGCACCACCGACGACGGAAAGATCACTCTGGAGCACATCGAGTGCAACGCGGCCTGCGACTTCGCGCCGGTCGTGATGGTCAACTGGGAGTTCTTCGACAACCAGACCGTCCAGAGCGCGAAGCGCCTGGTGGACGACCTGCGAAGCGGTGGCACGGTGTCCCCCACGCGCGGGGCGCCGCTCTGCTCCTTCAAGGAGACCGCCCGCATCCTGGCCGGCTTCCCCGACGAGCGGGAGGGCGCCGTCGAGGCGAGCGGCAGTGCGGGACCGGCGTCACTGGTGGGTCTTCGCCTGGCAAAGGGAGAGACCGCACCCGCGCGCGTGGTCCACCCGCGCGACGGCGGGCCGCACGACGAGCCGCGGGACCGGGCCGTCCACGAGCCGTCGCCCACCGAGCACCTCAGTTCGCATGACGCGCCACAGGACACGTCGGCCTCCGACCCGGCTCACCCGGCAGGGCCTACCGCCGAGGAGGGGGAGTGA
- a CDS encoding NADH-quinone oxidoreductase subunit D encodes MSSTQSSAASASARETTEGTVYTVTGGDWDEVVQSAARADDERIVVNMGPQHPSTHGVLRLILEIEGETVTEARCGIGYLHTGIEKNLEYRTWTQGTTFVTRMDYLTSFFNETAYCLAVEKLLGIEDQITERSKIIRVLLMELNRMSSHLVCIATGGMELGATTIMIYGFRDREMILDIYELITGLRMNHAYIRPGGLAQDLPPGAVDQIREFVKKMKKNLPEYDKLATGNPIFKARMQDVGYLDLAGCMALGATGPILRSTGLPHDLRKTQPYCDYETYDFDVPTADSCDSYGRFLIRLEEMRQSLRIVEQCLDRLQPGPVMVADRKIAWPAQLALGPDGLGNSLDHIKKIMGTSMEALIHHFKLVTEGFRVPPGQAYAAVESPKGELGVHAVSDGGTRPYRVHFRDPSFTNLQAMAAMCEGGQVADVIVAVASIDPVMGGVDR; translated from the coding sequence GTGAGCAGCACGCAGTCATCAGCCGCGTCCGCCTCGGCGCGCGAGACCACAGAGGGCACCGTCTACACGGTCACCGGTGGCGACTGGGACGAGGTCGTCCAGTCCGCGGCCCGCGCCGACGACGAGCGCATCGTCGTCAACATGGGGCCCCAGCACCCCTCCACCCACGGGGTGCTCCGCCTCATCCTGGAGATCGAGGGCGAGACCGTCACCGAGGCCCGCTGCGGCATCGGCTACCTCCACACCGGCATCGAGAAGAACCTCGAGTACCGCACGTGGACGCAGGGCACCACGTTCGTGACGCGCATGGACTACCTGACGTCCTTCTTCAACGAGACCGCCTACTGTCTCGCCGTCGAGAAGCTCCTCGGCATCGAGGACCAGATCACCGAGCGATCCAAGATCATCCGGGTGCTTCTCATGGAGCTGAACCGGATGTCGTCGCACCTGGTGTGCATCGCCACGGGCGGCATGGAACTCGGCGCCACCACGATCATGATCTACGGATTCCGTGATCGTGAAATGATTCTCGACATCTATGAGCTCATCACGGGCCTGCGGATGAACCACGCGTACATCCGCCCCGGCGGACTCGCCCAGGACCTGCCGCCCGGCGCGGTGGACCAGATCCGCGAGTTCGTGAAGAAGATGAAGAAGAACCTCCCCGAGTACGACAAGCTCGCCACCGGGAACCCCATCTTCAAGGCCCGTATGCAGGACGTCGGCTACCTCGACCTGGCCGGCTGCATGGCCCTCGGCGCCACCGGCCCGATCCTGCGCTCCACCGGCCTGCCGCACGACCTGCGCAAGACCCAGCCGTACTGCGACTACGAGACGTACGACTTCGACGTCCCGACCGCCGACTCGTGCGACTCCTACGGCCGCTTCCTGATCCGTCTGGAAGAGATGCGCCAGTCGCTGAGGATCGTCGAGCAGTGCCTGGACCGGCTGCAGCCCGGTCCGGTCATGGTCGCCGACCGGAAGATCGCCTGGCCGGCCCAGCTGGCCCTGGGCCCCGACGGTCTCGGCAACTCCCTGGACCACATCAAGAAGATCATGGGCACGTCCATGGAAGCCCTGATCCACCACTTCAAGCTGGTCACCGAGGGCTTCCGCGTTCCGCCTGGCCAGGCGTACGCGGCGGTCGAGTCGCCCAAGGGCGAGCTCGGGGTGCACGCCGTCTCCGACGGAGGCACCCGCCCCTACCGGGTCCACTTCCGGGACCCGTCCTTCACCAACCTGCAAGCCATGGCGGCGATGTGCGAGGGCGGCCAGGTCGCCGACGTGATCGTCGCCGTCGCGTCCATCGACCCCGTGATGGGAGGCGTCGACCGGTGA
- a CDS encoding NADH-quinone oxidoreductase subunit C, with amino-acid sequence MSESNGTHGANGASNGVNGASGANPEKDLSASNLPGQRGQGGEEVRVQRGMFGADNGGDTSGYGGLVRSIRLPGAASRPYGGWFDEVADELEGALEEQGLLPGNAIEKTVVDRDELTFHIEREHLLRVARTLRDDPALRFELCTGVSGVHYLHDKGRELHAVYHLRSITHNRLIRLEVSAPDADPRIPSLVSVYPTNDWHERETYDFFGIVFDGHPALTRIMMPDDWPGHPQRKDYPLGGIPVEYKGAQIPAPDQRRSYS; translated from the coding sequence GTGAGTGAGTCGAACGGCACCCACGGCGCGAACGGTGCCTCGAACGGGGTGAACGGCGCCTCGGGCGCGAACCCCGAGAAGGACCTCTCCGCCTCCAACCTCCCCGGCCAGCGCGGCCAGGGCGGGGAGGAGGTCCGCGTCCAGCGCGGCATGTTCGGCGCCGACAACGGCGGCGACACCTCCGGCTACGGCGGCCTGGTCCGGTCGATCCGGCTCCCGGGGGCGGCGAGCCGGCCCTACGGCGGCTGGTTCGACGAGGTCGCCGACGAGCTGGAGGGCGCGCTGGAGGAGCAGGGCCTCCTCCCCGGCAACGCGATCGAGAAGACGGTCGTCGACCGCGACGAGCTCACCTTCCACATCGAGCGCGAGCACCTGCTCCGCGTCGCCCGCACCCTGCGCGACGACCCCGCCCTGCGTTTCGAGCTCTGCACCGGGGTCAGCGGCGTGCACTACCTGCACGACAAGGGGCGCGAACTGCACGCCGTCTACCACCTGCGCTCGATCACCCACAACCGGCTGATCCGCCTGGAGGTCAGCGCCCCGGACGCCGATCCGCGCATCCCGTCCCTGGTCTCCGTGTATCCCACCAACGACTGGCACGAGCGCGAGACCTACGACTTCTTCGGGATCGTCTTCGACGGCCACCCGGCCCTCACGCGGATCATGATGCCGGACGACTGGCCCGGCCATCCGCAGCGCAAGGACTATCCCCTCGGCGGCATCCCCGTCGAGTACAAGGGCGCCCAGATCCCGGCTCCGGACCAGCGGAGGTCGTACTCGTGA
- a CDS encoding NuoB/complex I 20 kDa subunit family protein, producing the protein MGLEEKLPSGFLLTTVEQAAGWVRKASVFPATFGLACCAIEMMTTGAGRYDLARFGMEVFRGSPRQADLMIVAGRVSQKMAPVLRQVYDQMPAPKWVISMGVCASSGGMFNNYAIVQGVDHIVPVDIYLPGCPPRPEMLMDAILKLHHKIQNSKLGVNAEEAAREAEEAALKALPMIEMKGLLR; encoded by the coding sequence ATGGGACTCGAAGAAAAGCTGCCGAGCGGATTCCTGCTGACCACCGTCGAGCAGGCCGCGGGCTGGGTGCGCAAGGCGTCCGTCTTCCCCGCCACGTTCGGTCTGGCCTGCTGCGCCATCGAGATGATGACGACCGGCGCCGGCCGCTACGACCTGGCGCGCTTCGGCATGGAGGTCTTCCGCGGTTCGCCCCGCCAGGCTGACCTGATGATCGTCGCCGGCCGGGTGAGCCAGAAGATGGCGCCGGTGCTCCGCCAGGTCTACGACCAGATGCCCGCTCCCAAGTGGGTCATCTCCATGGGCGTCTGTGCGTCCTCCGGCGGCATGTTCAACAACTACGCGATCGTCCAGGGCGTCGATCACATCGTGCCCGTCGACATCTACCTTCCGGGCTGCCCGCCGCGGCCCGAGATGCTGATGGACGCGATTCTCAAGCTCCATCACAAGATCCAGAACTCCAAGCTGGGCGTGAACGCCGAGGAGGCGGCCCGCGAGGCGGAGGAGGCGGCGCTGAAGGCCCTGCCCATGATCGAGATGAAGGGGCTGCTGCGGTGA
- a CDS encoding NADH-quinone oxidoreductase subunit A — MNAYAPILVLGALGAGFAIFSVVMATLIGPKRYNRAKLEAYECGIEPTPTPAGGGRFPIKYYLTAMLFIVFDIEIVFLYPWAVTFDALGVFGLVEMLLFVLTVFVAYAYVWRRGGLEWD, encoded by the coding sequence GTGAACGCGTATGCGCCCATCCTCGTACTGGGAGCCCTCGGGGCAGGCTTTGCGATCTTCTCCGTGGTCATGGCCACGCTGATCGGGCCGAAGCGGTACAACCGCGCCAAGCTCGAGGCCTATGAGTGCGGTATCGAGCCGACCCCCACGCCGGCCGGCGGCGGGCGCTTCCCCATCAAGTACTACCTGACGGCGATGCTCTTCATCGTCTTCGACATCGAGATCGTCTTCCTCTACCCCTGGGCCGTCACCTTCGACGCCCTGGGTGTCTTCGGGCTCGTGGAGATGCTGCTCTTCGTGCTCACCGTCTTCGTGGCGTACGCGTACGTGTGGCGGCGCGGCGGCCTGGAATGGGACTGA
- a CDS encoding C40 family peptidase produces the protein MSLTAHIRSHRKPRRSASTIAMRAGVASGVLGTLAVATAAGSANAAEPVTQTLELPVLTGDLAAQVAQSAQATQQAAANYQLHAERDAAAAAAAKEAKKDLADAKAEAKKKAEAARRAAAERATRSAERTTLTSTSGSAYSSTSTSTATGSAAAVIAFVKAQIGDAYVSGGTGPNSWDCSGLMQTAFKQVGIDLPRVSQDQSTAGTQVSLDNLQPGDILYWGSAGSAYHVAVYVGDGMFVGAQNPSTGVAEKPLSYDPPSGAVRVL, from the coding sequence ATGTCCCTCACCGCTCACATACGCAGCCACCGGAAACCCCGCCGCAGCGCGTCGACGATCGCGATGCGGGCCGGAGTCGCCAGTGGTGTTCTCGGCACGCTGGCCGTCGCCACAGCAGCCGGCTCGGCCAACGCCGCCGAGCCGGTGACGCAGACGCTCGAACTGCCCGTGCTCACCGGCGACCTGGCCGCCCAGGTCGCGCAGTCCGCCCAGGCCACGCAGCAGGCCGCGGCGAACTACCAGCTCCACGCCGAGCGTGACGCGGCCGCCGCGGCCGCCGCCAAGGAGGCCAAGAAGGACCTCGCCGACGCCAAGGCCGAGGCGAAGAAGAAGGCCGAGGCCGCCCGCAGGGCCGCCGCCGAGCGGGCCACGCGCTCCGCCGAGCGGACCACGCTGACCTCGACGTCGGGCAGCGCCTACAGCAGCACGAGCACCTCCACGGCGACGGGTTCGGCCGCGGCCGTCATCGCCTTCGTGAAGGCGCAGATCGGGGACGCCTACGTCTCCGGCGGCACCGGCCCCAACTCGTGGGACTGCTCCGGCCTGATGCAGACCGCCTTCAAGCAGGTCGGCATCGACCTGCCGCGCGTCTCGCAGGACCAGTCGACGGCCGGCACCCAGGTGTCGCTGGACAACCTGCAGCCGGGCGACATCCTCTACTGGGGCAGCGCGGGCAGCGCGTACCACGTGGCGGTCTACGTCGGCGACGGCATGTTCGTCGGTGCGCAGAACCCGTCCACCGGCGTGGCCGAGAAGCCGCTGTCGTACGACCCGCCGAGCGGCGCGGTGAGGGTGCTCTGA